One window of Mediterraneibacter gnavus ATCC 29149 genomic DNA carries:
- a CDS encoding BMC domain-containing protein, with amino-acid sequence MAQQALGMVETRGLTAAIEAADAMTKAAEVTLVGTEKIGSGLVTVMVRGDVGAVKAAVETGADAAGRLGELVATHVIPRPHNDVEKILPTV; translated from the coding sequence ATGGCACAGCAGGCATTAGGAATGGTAGAAACAAGAGGACTTACAGCAGCAATCGAAGCAGCAGATGCAATGACAAAAGCAGCTGAGGTAACATTAGTTGGAACAGAGAAAATCGGATCCGGACTTGTGACAGTTATGGTTCGTGGAGATGTTGGAGCTGTTAAAGCAGCTGTTGAGACAGGAGCAGATGCAGCAGGAAGACTTGGAGAATTAGTAGCAACACACGTAATCCCAAGACCACACAACGACGTAGAAAAAATCCTTCCAACTGTATAA
- a CDS encoding BMC domain-containing protein: protein MAEAVGMLEVFGLATAFAAADAGCKAGNVWLENFDKNKPGNADELPVPLIVMIKFRGSVSDVQAALEAAKAKAEQLAGVVNEYEIARPTEDTEKMLKISAFDKGTPHKINKEEIEEI from the coding sequence ATGGCAGAAGCAGTAGGCATGCTTGAAGTTTTCGGTCTGGCGACCGCCTTTGCAGCAGCGGATGCAGGATGCAAGGCAGGAAACGTCTGGCTGGAGAATTTTGATAAAAACAAACCGGGTAATGCAGATGAATTACCGGTACCGCTGATCGTGATGATCAAGTTTCGAGGAAGTGTCTCTGACGTGCAGGCAGCGCTGGAGGCGGCAAAAGCCAAAGCAGAGCAGCTGGCAGGTGTTGTGAATGAATATGAGATCGCAAGACCGACAGAGGATACGGAAAAGATGTTGAAGATCAGCGCGTTCGACAAAGGAACACCACACAAAATAAACAAAGAAGAGATTGAAGAGATTTAG
- a CDS encoding aldehyde dehydrogenase family protein — MSVNEKMVQDIVQEVVAKMQISSDVSGKKGVFSDMNEAIEASKKAQKIVAKMSMDQREAIISKIREKIKENAEILARMGVEETGMGNVGHKILKHQLVAEKTPGTEDITTTAWSGDRGLTLIEMGPFGVIGAITPCTNPSETVLCNTIGMLAGGNTVVFNPHPAAIKTSIYAVNLLNEASVEVGGPENIAVTVEHPTMETSDIMMKHKDIHLIAATGGPGVVTAVLSSGKRGIGAGAGNPPALVDETADIRKAAEDIVNGCTFDNNLPCIAEKEIVAVDSIADELLHYMVSEQGCYMISKEEQDALTEVVLKGGRLNRKCVGRDAKTLLGMIGITVPDNIRCITFEGPKEHPLIAEELMMPILGVVRAKDFDDAVEQAVWLEHGNRHSAHIHSKNVDNITKYAKAIDTAILVKNGPSYAALGFGGEGYCTFTIASRTGEGLTSASTFTKRRRCVMTDSLCIR, encoded by the coding sequence GTGTCTGTAAATGAAAAAATGGTACAGGACATCGTACAGGAAGTGGTAGCTAAAATGCAGATTTCTTCCGATGTATCTGGAAAAAAAGGCGTATTTTCTGACATGAATGAAGCAATTGAAGCTTCGAAAAAGGCACAGAAGATCGTTGCGAAGATGTCTATGGACCAGAGAGAGGCAATCATTTCCAAGATCAGAGAGAAGATCAAAGAAAATGCAGAAATCCTTGCACGTATGGGTGTTGAGGAAACAGGCATGGGAAATGTAGGACATAAAATTTTGAAACACCAGTTGGTTGCTGAGAAGACACCGGGAACGGAAGATATTACAACAACCGCATGGTCAGGAGACAGAGGACTGACGCTGATCGAGATGGGACCATTTGGTGTGATCGGAGCGATCACCCCATGTACGAACCCGAGTGAGACAGTACTCTGCAATACGATCGGTATGCTGGCAGGAGGAAATACAGTCGTATTCAATCCGCATCCGGCAGCGATCAAAACATCTATTTATGCAGTAAATCTGCTGAATGAAGCATCTGTAGAAGTTGGCGGACCAGAGAACATTGCAGTGACAGTGGAGCATCCGACAATGGAAACAAGCGATATTATGATGAAGCATAAAGACATCCATCTGATCGCAGCAACCGGAGGCCCGGGAGTTGTGACAGCAGTTCTTTCTTCTGGTAAGAGAGGAATCGGAGCAGGTGCGGGAAATCCGCCGGCGTTGGTCGATGAGACAGCAGATATCAGAAAAGCAGCAGAAGATATCGTAAACGGATGTACATTCGATAACAATCTTCCATGTATCGCAGAAAAAGAGATTGTTGCGGTAGATTCTATCGCAGATGAACTTCTTCATTACATGGTAAGTGAACAGGGATGTTACATGATTTCCAAAGAAGAGCAGGATGCTCTGACAGAAGTTGTGTTAAAAGGCGGACGTTTGAACAGAAAATGTGTAGGACGTGATGCAAAGACACTTCTTGGAATGATTGGAATCACAGTTCCGGATAACATCAGATGCATTACATTTGAAGGACCGAAGGAACATCCTCTGATTGCAGAAGAGCTGATGATGCCAATTCTTGGAGTTGTAAGAGCGAAAGATTTTGATGATGCGGTAGAACAGGCAGTATGGCTGGAACACGGCAACAGACATTCCGCTCATATTCACTCTAAGAATGTGGATAACATTACAAAATATGCAAAAGCAATCGATACAGCAATTCTTGTGAAAAACGGACCATCTTATGCAGCCCTTGGATTCGGCGGAGAAGGATATTGTACGTTTACGATCGCAAGCAGAACTGGCGAAGGACTCACAAGCGCAAGCACATTCACAAAGAGAAGACGTTGCGTAATGACAGACAGCCTGTGCATTCGTTAA
- a CDS encoding zinc-dependent alcohol dehydrogenase — protein MEMNSASVEAVVKQVLESMLEGKPAVKAPVAKANTGSNEIPKTAHVAMLTALENYEVKEFPMPEVGDGDILVKVEGCGICGTDAHEFKKDPFGLIPVALGHEGTGEIVKMGKNVKVDSAGKPLKVGDKVVTCMIFKDDPDIEMFDLNKKNVGGADVYGLLPDDDIHLNGWFSDYILIREGSTVFNVSDLDLKSRILIEPCAVLVHAVERAKTTGILRFNSRVVVQGCGPIGLICIAVLRTMGIENIVAVDGEQKRLDFAKKMGAEKSVNFKDFQGIDALAQGVKDAFGGYAADFAFQCTGSPVAHANIYKFIRNGGGLCELGFFINGGDATINPHFDLCSKEITLVGSWVYTLRDYATTFDFLKRAKGIGLPMDELITHEFPLEEINEAHRTNLAMEGLKIAIINK, from the coding sequence ATGGAAATGAACTCAGCAAGTGTGGAAGCAGTTGTAAAACAGGTTCTGGAAAGCATGCTGGAAGGAAAACCGGCAGTAAAAGCACCTGTAGCAAAAGCAAACACAGGAAGCAATGAAATTCCAAAGACAGCACATGTAGCAATGCTGACAGCTCTGGAAAATTATGAAGTAAAAGAATTCCCGATGCCGGAAGTCGGCGACGGAGACATTCTTGTCAAAGTAGAAGGATGCGGTATCTGTGGAACAGATGCACACGAATTTAAAAAAGATCCATTTGGACTGATCCCGGTAGCTCTTGGTCACGAGGGAACCGGTGAGATCGTAAAAATGGGTAAAAATGTAAAAGTTGACAGTGCAGGAAAACCATTAAAGGTTGGGGATAAGGTTGTTACCTGTATGATTTTTAAAGATGATCCGGATATCGAGATGTTCGACCTGAACAAGAAAAACGTAGGTGGAGCAGATGTGTACGGACTTCTTCCGGATGATGACATTCATCTGAACGGATGGTTCTCAGATTACATCCTGATCCGCGAGGGATCTACAGTATTTAATGTAAGTGATTTGGATCTGAAATCCAGAATCCTCATCGAACCATGTGCAGTACTGGTACATGCAGTAGAGAGAGCAAAGACAACAGGTATCTTAAGATTCAACAGCAGAGTTGTTGTTCAGGGATGCGGACCGATCGGTCTGATCTGTATCGCAGTTCTCCGTACGATGGGTATCGAGAATATCGTAGCAGTTGACGGAGAGCAGAAGAGACTTGACTTTGCGAAGAAGATGGGCGCAGAGAAATCTGTAAACTTCAAAGATTTCCAGGGAATCGATGCACTCGCACAGGGTGTAAAAGATGCATTCGGCGGATACGCAGCAGACTTTGCATTCCAGTGTACAGGATCTCCTGTGGCACATGCAAATATCTACAAATTCATCAGAAACGGTGGAGGACTCTGTGAACTCGGATTCTTCATCAATGGTGGAGATGCAACGATCAACCCACACTTCGACCTGTGTTCAAAAGAGATCACACTGGTAGGATCCTGGGTATATACTTTAAGAGATTATGCTACAACATTTGATTTCTTAAAGAGAGCAAAAGGAATTGGACTTCCGATGGATGAGCTGATCACTCACGAATTCCCGTTAGAGGAGATCAACGAAGCTCACAGAACAAATCTTGCAATGGAAGGTCTGAAGATCGCTATTATCAACAAATAG
- a CDS encoding BMC domain-containing protein, translating into MAQEALGMVETRGLVASIEAADTMLKAANVVLVGTEKIGSGLVTVMVRGDVGAVKSAVESGAEAAGRLGELVATHVIPRPHTDVEKILPAIK; encoded by the coding sequence ATGGCACAGGAAGCATTAGGAATGGTTGAAACTAGAGGTCTTGTAGCATCTATTGAAGCAGCAGATACAATGTTAAAAGCTGCAAACGTAGTTTTAGTCGGAACAGAAAAAATCGGTTCCGGACTGGTAACAGTAATGGTTCGTGGAGACGTTGGAGCTGTAAAATCTGCAGTAGAATCAGGTGCAGAAGCAGCAGGAAGACTTGGTGAATTAGTGGCAACACACGTAATCCCAAGACCACACACAGACGTAGAAAAAATTCTTCCGGCAATCAAATAA
- a CDS encoding glycyl radical protein gives MGLYNYDSTEIPKSDRIPKLVENLYAKMPEIESARAILITESYRQTENEPMVIRRAKAFAHILENIPIVIRDLELIVGSTTIAPRGCQTYPEFSYEWLEAEFDTVETRSADPFYISEKTKQELKEANAYWKGKTTSELATSYMEPETLLAMEHNIFTPGNYFYNGVGHVTVKYGEVLAIGFSGIKAKAQAELDKLCLADGDYQKKSRFLEAVMISCDAAIEYARRYARLALKEAEECTDPVRKRELLQIAQNCANVPEKGATGFYEACQSFWFVQQLLQIESSGHSISPGRFDQYMYPYYQKDMESGKITREFAQELMDCIWVKLNDLNKCRDAASAEGFAGYSLFQNLIAGGQNEEGIDVTNDLSFMSIQASMHVFLPQPSLSVRVWNGTPHEFLIRAAELTRTGIGLPAYYNDEVIIPSLMSRGLTLRDARDYNIIGCVEPQKSGKTEGWHDAAFFNMCRPLELVFSNGMDKGVRIGPATGNVEDMTTFEQFYDAYKKQMDYAIQLLVNADNAIDMAHAERCPLPFLSSMVDDCMKVGKTVQEGGAVYNFTGPQGFGVANMADSLYSVKTLVYDEKKITMGELKEALATNYGKGLGAEDVAAMTAKIANELKEAGKTIGEKEVAAILNTVVAASEAPEVKANGERILKLIEEVPKFGNDIPEVDAFARDVAYTYTEPLQNYKNPRGGSFQAGLYPVSANVPLGAQTGATPDGRLAYQPVADGVSPSAGKDVNGPTAAANSVSRLDHYIASNGTLFNQKFHPSALSGRNGLENFVGLIRSYFDQKGSHMQFNVVSRETLLDAQKHPEQYKHLVVRVAGYSALFTTLSKSLQDDIIRRTEQGF, from the coding sequence ATGGGATTGTATAATTATGACAGCACTGAGATTCCAAAGTCAGACAGAATTCCGAAGCTGGTAGAAAATCTGTATGCAAAGATGCCTGAGATTGAGTCTGCAAGAGCAATTTTGATCACGGAATCTTACAGACAAACAGAGAATGAGCCGATGGTGATCCGCAGAGCAAAAGCATTTGCACACATTCTTGAGAATATTCCGATCGTCATCCGTGACCTGGAACTGATTGTGGGAAGCACAACAATCGCACCGAGAGGATGTCAGACCTATCCGGAATTTTCTTATGAATGGCTGGAAGCAGAGTTTGATACTGTGGAGACAAGAAGTGCGGATCCGTTCTATATTTCAGAAAAGACAAAGCAGGAGTTAAAAGAAGCCAATGCTTACTGGAAAGGAAAAACGACCAGCGAACTGGCCACTTCTTACATGGAACCGGAGACACTGCTGGCAATGGAACACAATATCTTCACCCCCGGAAATTATTTCTACAATGGTGTGGGACATGTGACCGTAAAATACGGCGAGGTGCTTGCAATCGGATTTTCCGGAATCAAGGCAAAAGCACAGGCAGAGCTTGATAAGCTGTGTCTGGCAGATGGAGATTATCAAAAGAAGTCCCGTTTTCTGGAGGCAGTGATGATCAGCTGTGATGCAGCCATCGAATATGCCAGAAGATATGCAAGACTGGCTTTGAAAGAAGCAGAAGAATGCACAGATCCTGTTCGGAAAAGAGAATTGCTTCAGATTGCTCAGAATTGTGCAAATGTTCCGGAAAAAGGTGCCACAGGATTTTATGAAGCCTGCCAGTCTTTCTGGTTTGTGCAGCAGCTTCTGCAGATTGAGTCCAGCGGACATTCGATCTCACCGGGAAGATTTGACCAGTACATGTATCCTTATTATCAGAAGGACATGGAGAGCGGCAAGATCACAAGAGAGTTTGCGCAGGAACTGATGGATTGTATCTGGGTAAAACTCAATGATCTGAACAAGTGCAGAGATGCAGCGTCAGCGGAAGGGTTTGCAGGTTACAGTCTGTTCCAGAACCTGATTGCCGGAGGACAGAATGAAGAAGGAATTGATGTGACGAATGACCTTTCCTTTATGAGCATTCAGGCATCCATGCATGTATTTCTTCCGCAGCCGTCACTTTCTGTGCGGGTATGGAACGGAACACCACACGAATTCCTGATCAGGGCAGCAGAGTTGACAAGAACCGGAATCGGACTTCCGGCATATTACAATGATGAAGTGATCATACCGTCTCTGATGAGCAGAGGACTGACTCTGCGGGATGCAAGAGATTATAACATCATTGGATGTGTGGAACCACAGAAGTCCGGTAAGACAGAAGGATGGCATGATGCGGCGTTTTTCAATATGTGCCGTCCGCTGGAGCTGGTATTTTCTAATGGAATGGACAAAGGTGTCCGCATCGGTCCGGCAACAGGTAATGTGGAGGACATGACGACATTTGAACAGTTCTATGATGCATATAAAAAGCAGATGGATTATGCGATCCAGCTTTTGGTCAATGCTGATAATGCCATAGATATGGCGCATGCAGAGCGATGTCCGCTTCCGTTTTTGTCGTCCATGGTGGATGACTGTATGAAAGTCGGAAAGACAGTGCAGGAAGGTGGAGCTGTCTACAACTTTACCGGTCCGCAGGGATTTGGGGTTGCCAATATGGCAGATTCCCTCTATTCGGTAAAAACACTTGTCTATGATGAGAAGAAGATCACGATGGGAGAACTCAAAGAAGCGCTTGCAACAAATTATGGCAAGGGACTTGGAGCGGAAGATGTGGCCGCCATGACGGCTAAGATTGCGAATGAGCTTAAAGAAGCCGGAAAGACGATCGGTGAAAAAGAGGTCGCTGCAATTTTAAATACTGTAGTTGCGGCATCCGAAGCACCGGAAGTAAAGGCAAACGGGGAAAGAATCCTGAAGCTGATCGAAGAAGTGCCGAAATTCGGAAATGATATTCCGGAAGTAGATGCATTTGCAAGAGATGTTGCCTACACCTATACAGAACCTCTTCAGAATTACAAAAATCCGAGAGGCGGTTCCTTCCAGGCGGGGCTTTATCCGGTATCCGCCAATGTACCGCTCGGTGCACAGACGGGAGCGACTCCGGATGGACGTCTGGCATATCAGCCGGTGGCCGATGGTGTGTCTCCGTCTGCAGGAAAAGATGTCAATGGTCCGACAGCGGCTGCGAACTCTGTTTCCAGACTGGATCATTACATTGCATCAAACGGTACCTTATTTAATCAGAAATTCCATCCTTCTGCACTCAGCGGAAGAAATGGACTGGAGAACTTTGTAGGGCTGATCCGTTCTTACTTTGATCAGAAGGGAAGCCATATGCAGTTTAATGTTGTCAGCAGAGAGACACTTCTGGATGCGCAGAAACATCCGGAACAGTACAAGCACCTGGTCGTACGTGTGGCAGGCTACAGCGCATTGTTCACAACACTGTCCAAGTCACTGCAGGATGACATCATCCGCAGAACAGAGCAGGGATTTTAG
- a CDS encoding EutN/CcmL family microcompartment protein has translation MIAGKVVGSVISTRKCENLVGNKFMIVDVLDHMQTSGKQLIAIDKIGAGIGEYVLVAQGSAARIGCGMSDAPIDAAIVGIIDDGTGLE, from the coding sequence ATGATAGCAGGAAAAGTAGTAGGAAGTGTTATCTCGACACGGAAATGTGAAAATTTGGTCGGCAATAAATTCATGATAGTGGATGTGCTGGATCATATGCAGACATCTGGAAAACAACTCATTGCGATTGACAAGATCGGAGCGGGAATAGGAGAGTATGTGCTGGTGGCACAGGGCAGTGCGGCACGGATTGGCTGCGGCATGAGCGATGCTCCTATTGATGCAGCGATCGTTGGAATTATTGACGATGGAACAGGACTGGAGTAG
- a CDS encoding phosphatase — protein MSHFEFDIHTHTIASGHGSAATITDMVKTARTQHLNMLGISDHGPATLGGGKPAYFRNLTYAPKNRMGIRMLYGAEVSILDNHGKLDLEDEILKHLDYVIASLHRPAKRPGSKEENTRSYIEAMKKPYVRIIGHCDDVKFPVDYLALVEAAMEYHVILELNDSSLRPDGYRGDTRFNDMMLLNLCKHFHYPILLSSDSHGTGHIGNFDHAMELIRIAEFPEELILNRSSGEFLSWLEKWNTLQIK, from the coding sequence ATGTCACATTTTGAATTTGATATCCATACTCATACAATCGCCAGCGGACATGGTTCAGCTGCCACGATCACAGATATGGTCAAAACTGCACGTACACAGCATTTAAATATGCTCGGAATTTCGGACCATGGTCCTGCCACACTTGGCGGCGGAAAACCTGCATATTTCCGAAATCTTACTTATGCACCTAAAAACCGGATGGGAATCCGCATGCTGTACGGTGCCGAGGTCAGTATTTTAGACAATCACGGAAAACTGGATCTTGAGGATGAAATTTTAAAGCACCTGGATTATGTGATCGCCAGCCTGCACCGCCCTGCTAAGCGCCCCGGATCAAAGGAAGAAAATACACGTTCTTATATAGAAGCAATGAAAAAACCATATGTACGAATCATCGGACATTGTGATGATGTAAAATTCCCAGTAGACTACCTTGCACTGGTAGAAGCTGCAATGGAATATCATGTCATTCTGGAACTCAATGACAGCTCACTGCGCCCGGACGGCTACCGGGGCGATACCCGTTTTAACGATATGATGCTGCTCAACCTGTGCAAACATTTCCACTATCCAATCCTGTTGTCCAGTGACAGTCACGGAACCGGACATATCGGAAATTTTGATCATGCAATGGAACTGATCCGCATCGCTGAATTTCCGGAGGAACTGATCTTAAACCGCTCGTCCGGCGAATTTTTGAGCTGGCTTGAAAAATGGAACACTTTACAGATCAAATAA
- a CDS encoding class II aldolase/adducin family protein: MQNEYEIKKEMCEIGKRVYNRGMVAANDGNFSVRISENEVLCTPTGVSKGFMTPDYICKVDLDGNVLQANKGFRPSSEIKMHLRVYKERPDVKSVVHAHPLYATTFAIAGIPLTQPIMPEAVIALGCVPIAKYGTPSTVEIPDAVSEHLQYFDAVLLENHGALTYSDSLLNAYHKMESVEFYARLLWQTMQIGGPQELNKEQVEKLYEIRRQMGLSGKHPANLCPNAKAGKPSCHSCGGGCGAAKTEETPDADLVASITKKVMDQLGLN; the protein is encoded by the coding sequence ATGCAAAACGAATACGAAATCAAAAAAGAGATGTGTGAAATTGGGAAAAGAGTTTATAATCGTGGGATGGTTGCTGCAAACGACGGAAACTTCTCCGTAAGAATCAGCGAGAACGAAGTATTATGTACACCAACAGGGGTCAGCAAAGGTTTTATGACACCTGATTATATTTGTAAAGTAGACCTGGACGGAAACGTACTTCAGGCAAACAAAGGATTCAGACCTTCTTCTGAAATTAAAATGCACTTACGTGTATACAAAGAGAGACCGGACGTAAAATCAGTAGTACATGCGCATCCGCTGTATGCTACAACATTTGCAATCGCTGGTATTCCTCTGACACAGCCAATCATGCCGGAAGCAGTTATCGCTCTTGGATGTGTTCCGATCGCAAAATACGGTACACCTTCTACAGTAGAGATTCCGGATGCAGTATCTGAGCACCTGCAGTATTTCGATGCAGTTCTGCTTGAGAACCACGGAGCACTGACATATTCTGATTCCTTACTGAACGCTTACCATAAGATGGAATCTGTAGAGTTCTACGCTCGTCTGTTATGGCAGACAATGCAGATTGGTGGACCACAGGAGCTGAATAAAGAGCAGGTTGAAAAACTTTATGAGATCAGAAGACAGATGGGTCTGAGTGGAAAACACCCTGCAAATCTGTGTCCAAATGCAAAAGCTGGAAAACCAAGCTGTCATTCATGCGGAGGCGGATGCGGTGCTGCAAAAACAGAAGAGACACCGGATGCAGATCTGGTAGCATCTATCACAAAGAAAGTTATGGATCAGTTAGGACTGAACTAA
- a CDS encoding GlcG/HbpS family heme-binding protein, whose translation MNEQDISKAVEAVLGQMNGQHAHHGEGHVCRCNKNKMTLKLANTLIEKVKAYAQEMGVNVVIAVSDQAGRPVAVQCMDDAYIASFDIALNKTFTSASLKMSTEELSHLSQPGQSLYGIQFTNQGKIVIFGGGEPLKADGKIIGALGVSGGSAEEDTAIAAYGKEIFEEVLACL comes from the coding sequence ATGAACGAACAGGATATTTCCAAAGCTGTGGAGGCAGTGCTGGGACAAATGAATGGACAGCATGCGCATCACGGGGAAGGACATGTCTGTCGGTGCAATAAGAACAAGATGACCTTAAAGCTGGCAAATACTCTGATTGAAAAAGTTAAAGCATATGCACAGGAAATGGGTGTCAATGTTGTGATTGCGGTATCTGATCAGGCAGGTCGCCCTGTTGCAGTCCAGTGTATGGATGATGCGTACATAGCAAGCTTTGATATAGCACTTAATAAAACATTTACTTCAGCGAGCCTCAAGATGTCAACGGAAGAACTTAGTCATTTAAGCCAGCCAGGACAGTCGTTGTACGGGATCCAGTTTACCAATCAGGGCAAGATTGTGATCTTCGGAGGCGGAGAGCCGCTAAAAGCAGATGGCAAAATAATCGGAGCTTTGGGCGTTAGCGGAGGAAGTGCTGAAGAAGACACTGCGATAGCAGCCTATGGCAAAGAGATTTTTGAGGAGGTATTGGCGTGTCTGTAA
- a CDS encoding BMC domain-containing protein: protein MGQCYGFFEIPSVTAAIDAVDIMCKTADVEMITWEKKLGGRLVTIIIRGDVSAVTQAIEAAAANGIKEPVCYTVIPSPHEEIIKLINKSVNRIR from the coding sequence ATGGGACAGTGTTATGGATTTTTTGAAATCCCGAGTGTAACAGCGGCTATCGATGCTGTCGATATTATGTGTAAAACCGCAGATGTTGAGATGATCACCTGGGAGAAAAAACTCGGCGGACGTCTTGTGACGATCATTATCCGTGGCGATGTATCCGCTGTAACACAAGCCATTGAAGCTGCCGCAGCGAATGGAATCAAAGAGCCGGTATGTTATACGGTGATTCCGAGTCCCCATGAAGAGATCATCAAATTGATTAATAAGAGCGTCAATCGGATACGTTAG
- a CDS encoding glycyl-radical enzyme activating protein, with protein sequence MEDYLKTKGRIFDIQRYSIHDGNGIRTIVFLKGCVLHCRWCCNPESQSYEIETMMVQGEPKIIGEDTTVGEVMKTVEKDRTYYRRTGGGLTLSGGESLCQPKFARDMLRAAHEAGITTAMESMGCADYSVIEEILPYLDQYLLDIKHMNSKKHEEFTGRGNELMLENAKKIAASGMTELSIRIPVIPGFNDTPEEIRDIAVFTRELGHVKRLHLLPYHRLGQDKYDGLNRPYLMGEVKPPANEKMQMLLKVAEEFSGVECQIGG encoded by the coding sequence ATGGAAGATTACTTAAAAACAAAAGGACGGATTTTCGATATCCAGAGATATTCGATCCATGATGGTAACGGAATCCGTACGATCGTCTTTTTAAAAGGCTGTGTGCTTCACTGCAGATGGTGCTGTAATCCGGAATCTCAGTCATATGAAATCGAGACTATGATGGTACAGGGAGAGCCGAAGATCATCGGAGAGGATACCACAGTCGGCGAAGTGATGAAGACGGTGGAAAAGGACAGAACATACTACAGAAGAACCGGCGGGGGGCTGACTCTGTCCGGAGGAGAGAGCCTTTGTCAGCCGAAATTTGCAAGAGATATGCTGCGGGCTGCTCATGAGGCCGGGATCACGACAGCGATGGAAAGTATGGGATGTGCAGATTACAGTGTGATCGAGGAGATTCTTCCATATCTGGATCAGTATCTGCTGGATATCAAGCATATGAATTCGAAAAAGCATGAAGAATTTACAGGACGCGGCAATGAACTGATGCTGGAAAATGCAAAAAAAATTGCCGCTTCCGGGATGACAGAGCTCAGTATCCGGATTCCGGTCATTCCGGGATTCAATGATACACCGGAAGAAATCAGGGATATTGCAGTATTTACGAGAGAGCTTGGTCATGTAAAACGACTGCACCTGCTCCCTTATCACAGGTTGGGACAGGACAAATATGACGGTCTGAACAGACCTTATCTTATGGGTGAGGTTAAGCCGCCGGCCAATGAGAAAATGCAGATGCTCCTAAAAGTGGCAGAAGAGTTTTCAGGGGTTGAGTGTCAGATCGGAGGATAA
- the pduL gene encoding phosphate propanoyltransferase, with protein MDNNNVALITKMVLEAVEKQKSSEKEPGYLVPVGVSARHIHLTQEHVEALFGPGYQLTKKKELMGGQFASNETVTIVGLKLRAIENVRILGPVRSKSQVEVSATDAIKLGVKAPIRESGNVAGSAPIAVVGPKGAIYLNEGCIIAKRHIHMPPKDAMAAGVHDGDVVSVQAENERGTVFNHVQIRVDDSFTLEMHIDTDEANAAKIATGQTVRIIK; from the coding sequence ATGGACAATAATAATGTAGCTTTGATTACAAAGATGGTTCTGGAAGCTGTAGAAAAACAGAAATCTTCCGAAAAAGAACCGGGATATCTGGTTCCGGTAGGGGTATCTGCAAGACACATTCATCTGACACAGGAGCATGTGGAAGCATTATTCGGACCAGGATATCAGCTGACGAAGAAAAAAGAACTGATGGGCGGACAGTTTGCCTCCAATGAGACAGTTACAATTGTCGGTCTGAAGCTCAGAGCAATCGAAAATGTAAGAATTCTGGGACCTGTAAGAAGCAAATCTCAGGTTGAGGTTTCTGCTACAGATGCAATTAAACTTGGAGTGAAGGCTCCGATTCGGGAATCCGGTAATGTTGCAGGAAGTGCACCGATCGCAGTTGTCGGACCAAAAGGTGCGATTTATCTGAATGAAGGATGTATCATTGCAAAACGACATATTCATATGCCGCCGAAAGACGCAATGGCAGCCGGAGTGCATGACGGGGATGTGGTATCCGTGCAGGCGGAGAATGAAAGAGGCACTGTTTTCAATCATGTACAGATCCGTGTGGATGACAGCTTTACGCTGGAGATGCATATCGATACTGATGAAGCGAATGCAGCGAAGATTGCGACTGGACAGACTGTAAGAATTATAAAATAG